Proteins found in one Terribacillus sp. DMT04 genomic segment:
- a CDS encoding class I SAM-dependent methyltransferase, producing the protein MGREFIDMFDEWAESYDDTVTGQDPQYKDVFENYHDILQAVADAAEGNTLEFGVGTGNLSEKLLAKGLKVTGIEPSKEMREHASRKFPELSITDGDFLSFPEPAEQVSSIVSTWAFHHLTDHEKNHAIASYAALLPKGGKIVFADTVFSSEDGRDKLIQRETEKGYDRLVKDLTTEYYTTIEVLEKIFQAHGFYVTFMQKNRFVYLITAEKA; encoded by the coding sequence ATGGGTCGCGAATTTATCGATATGTTCGATGAATGGGCAGAATCATATGATGATACAGTTACTGGCCAAGATCCGCAATATAAAGATGTTTTCGAGAATTACCACGACATCTTGCAGGCAGTTGCCGATGCAGCAGAGGGAAATACATTGGAATTTGGCGTAGGCACCGGCAACCTTTCCGAAAAACTGCTGGCAAAAGGGTTGAAGGTAACTGGTATTGAGCCATCTAAAGAGATGCGGGAGCATGCATCACGTAAGTTTCCGGAACTCTCTATTACCGATGGCGATTTTCTGTCATTTCCGGAACCAGCAGAGCAGGTTTCTTCTATAGTGAGTACATGGGCGTTTCACCATCTGACCGACCATGAAAAAAATCACGCCATTGCCAGCTATGCAGCACTTTTGCCAAAAGGCGGTAAAATCGTTTTTGCAGATACTGTTTTTTCAAGTGAAGACGGCCGTGATAAACTTATTCAGAGAGAGACGGAGAAAGGCTATGATCGGCTTGTTAAAGACTTAACGACAGAATATTATACGACAATAGAAGTACTCGAGAAGATTTTCCAAGCTCACGGATTCTATGTTACATTTATGCAAAAGAACCGCTTCGTCTACTTGATCACAGCAGAAAAAGCGTAA
- a CDS encoding S-ribosylhomocysteine lyase gives MTKKMNVESFNLDHTKVAAPYVRLVGITEGTQDKVYKYDIRFKQPNQEYMEMPGLHSLEHLMAENIRNHIENILDIGPMGCQTGFYVSILNNDSYDEILDALEKTLQDVLQATEVPACNEVQCGWAANHSLEGAQEIAKEMLAKKDEWRQVFAE, from the coding sequence ATGACTAAAAAAATGAATGTAGAAAGTTTTAACCTAGACCACACGAAGGTTGCTGCCCCGTATGTGCGTCTTGTCGGTATTACAGAGGGAACACAAGATAAAGTATACAAATACGATATCCGCTTCAAACAGCCGAACCAAGAATATATGGAGATGCCGGGCCTTCATTCTCTGGAGCATCTGATGGCTGAGAATATCCGCAATCATATTGAAAACATCCTTGATATCGGACCCATGGGCTGCCAGACAGGTTTTTATGTATCCATTTTGAATAACGACAGTTACGATGAAATTTTGGACGCATTAGAAAAGACATTGCAAGATGTGCTGCAGGCAACTGAAGTGCCAGCATGCAATGAAGTTCAGTGCGGCTGGGCTGCCAACCACAGCTTAGAGGGTGCCCAAGAGATCGCAAAAGAAATGCTTGCTAAAAAAGATGAATGGCGTCAAGTTTTCGCTGAATAG